A single region of the Pectobacterium carotovorum genome encodes:
- the nudC gene encoding NAD(+) diphosphatase: MEQTLKGDETGWWVVSDAVQIWLPQGELPCGTATKWSLQGKTARQIGEWQEQPVWLVCQGRDSDMASVRQLLDQDVGLFQLAGRGVQLAEFYRSHRFCGYCGHEMVRSKTELACLCHHCKERYYPQIAPCIIVAIRRGEEILLAQHNRHRGNMYTVLAGFVEVGETLEQTVVREVMEESQIQIKNLRYVSSQPWPFPHSLMMAFMAEYAGGEIKHDPKELRDAGWFRFDQLPQLPPPGTVARRLIEDTVVLCRAYHENEG; encoded by the coding sequence ATGGAACAGACGCTAAAAGGTGATGAGACCGGCTGGTGGGTGGTTAGCGATGCGGTACAAATCTGGCTACCCCAGGGAGAATTACCGTGTGGAACGGCGACGAAATGGTCTTTGCAGGGGAAAACGGCTCGCCAAATCGGCGAATGGCAAGAACAGCCTGTCTGGCTGGTGTGTCAGGGCCGGGATTCCGATATGGCATCGGTTCGCCAACTGCTCGATCAGGACGTGGGCTTATTCCAACTGGCGGGGCGAGGCGTACAGCTGGCTGAGTTCTATCGTTCTCATCGTTTTTGCGGTTACTGCGGTCATGAAATGGTGCGGAGTAAAACGGAACTGGCGTGCTTATGTCACCACTGCAAAGAGCGTTATTATCCGCAGATTGCGCCCTGCATCATTGTCGCGATTCGCCGTGGCGAGGAAATCTTGCTGGCGCAGCACAACCGGCATCGCGGAAACATGTACACCGTGCTGGCCGGGTTTGTGGAAGTGGGCGAAACGCTGGAACAGACAGTTGTGCGCGAGGTGATGGAAGAGAGCCAAATCCAGATAAAAAACCTGCGCTACGTGAGTTCGCAGCCCTGGCCCTTCCCGCATTCGTTGATGATGGCGTTTATGGCTGAGTATGCGGGGGGAGAAATCAAGCACGACCCGAAAGAGCTGCGTGACGCGGGCTGGTTCCGCTTTGACCAACTCCCGCAGTTGCCCCCGCCGGGCACTGTGGCGCGTCGGCTTATCGAGGATACGGTGGTGTTGTGTCGCGCTTATCACGAGAACGAAGGCTGA
- the hemE gene encoding uroporphyrinogen decarboxylase translates to MTDLKNDRYLRALLRQPVDVTPVWMMRQAGRYLPEYKATRAQAGDFMSLCKNAELACEVTLQPLRRYALDAAILFSDILTIPDAMGLGLYFEAGEGPRFHSPITSHADVVNLPIPDPEQELGYVMNAVRTIRKNLAGEVPLIGFSGSPWTLATYMVEGGSSKAFTVIKKMMFAEPKTLHLLLDKLADSVILYLNAQIRAGAQAVMVFDTWGGALSGRDYKEFSLRYMHKIVDGLLRENEGRRVPVTLFTKGGGQWLEAMAETGCDALGLDWTSDIADARRRVGDKVALQGNMDPSMLYADPARIEQEVASILAEFGQGNGHVFNLGHGIHQDVPPEHAGVFVEAVHRLSRPYHA, encoded by the coding sequence ATGACTGATCTGAAAAACGATCGCTACTTGCGGGCGTTATTGCGCCAACCCGTTGATGTCACCCCGGTATGGATGATGCGTCAGGCGGGGCGTTATTTGCCGGAATATAAGGCAACGCGCGCGCAGGCGGGTGATTTTATGTCACTGTGTAAAAACGCAGAACTGGCTTGCGAAGTCACGTTACAACCTTTACGACGCTATGCGCTGGATGCGGCGATCCTGTTCTCCGATATCCTGACTATTCCTGACGCCATGGGCTTAGGGCTCTATTTTGAAGCAGGGGAAGGCCCACGCTTTCACTCTCCCATCACGTCTCATGCCGATGTAGTTAACCTGCCGATTCCCGATCCTGAGCAGGAACTCGGTTATGTGATGAACGCAGTGCGGACGATCCGTAAAAACCTCGCCGGTGAAGTGCCGTTGATCGGTTTCTCGGGCAGCCCGTGGACGCTGGCGACCTATATGGTTGAAGGCGGTAGCAGCAAAGCATTTACCGTCATCAAGAAAATGATGTTCGCTGAGCCTAAAACGTTACACCTGCTGCTGGATAAGCTGGCTGATAGCGTCATTCTTTATCTCAACGCGCAAATTCGCGCTGGCGCGCAGGCAGTGATGGTATTCGATACCTGGGGCGGCGCGCTGAGCGGACGTGACTACAAAGAATTCTCCCTGCGGTACATGCATAAGATTGTTGATGGTTTACTGCGTGAAAACGAAGGCCGCCGTGTGCCAGTGACACTCTTTACCAAAGGTGGAGGCCAGTGGCTGGAGGCAATGGCAGAGACGGGCTGCGACGCGCTGGGTCTGGACTGGACGAGCGATATTGCCGACGCTCGCCGCCGCGTGGGCGATAAAGTGGCGCTACAGGGAAATATGGATCCGTCGATGTTGTATGCCGATCCGGCACGGATCGAGCAGGAAGTGGCGTCGATCCTCGCAGAGTTTGGACAAGGCAACGGGCATGTTTTCAATCTGGGGCATGGCATTCATCAGGACGTGCCGCCGGAGCATGCCGGCGTGTTTGTT
- the thiC gene encoding phosphomethylpyrimidine synthase ThiC, with translation MSTEPLSTKPQLSTASKSGRREQRAAAQQFIDTLQGTAFPNSSRIYLAGSRDDIRVPMREIQLSPTLLGGGKDNPQYEPNEPIPVYDTSGPYGDPVAQPDVRVGLAKLRASWIAERHDTEALSGVSSDFTQQRLADAGLDHLRFEHLPRPLRAKAGKRVTQLHYARQGIVTPEMEFIAIRENMGRERIRTDVLRQQHPGQSFGALLPENITPEFVRQEVAAGRAIIPSNINHPESEPMIIGRNFLVKVNANIGNSAVTSSIEEEVEKLVWSTRWGADTVMDLSTGRYIHETREWILRNSPVPIGTVPIYQALEKVNGVAENLNWEMFRDTLLEQAEQGVDYFTIHAGVLLRYVPMTAKRLTGIVSRGGSIMAKWCLSHHKESFLYEHFREICEICAAYDVALSLGDGLRPGSIQDANDEAQFAELHTLGELTKIAWEYDVQVMIEGPGHVPMQMIRRNMTEELEHCHEAPFYTLGPLTTDIAPGYDHFTSGIGAAMIGWFGCAMLCYVTPKEHLGLPNKDDVKQGLITYKIAAHAADLAKGHPGAQIRDNAMSKARFEFRWEDQFNLALDPQTARAYHDETLPQESGKVAHFCSMCGPKFCSMKISQEVRDYAAKQEAEAKPIEVGMAQMSQEFRSRGSELYHSATSLQTEESK, from the coding sequence ATGTCTACAGAACCATTGTCTACAAAACCACAGCTATCTACAGCATCCAAATCGGGTCGCCGCGAGCAGCGTGCCGCTGCCCAGCAATTTATCGATACCTTGCAGGGAACGGCTTTCCCTAATTCCAGCCGTATCTACCTTGCAGGTTCACGCGACGATATTCGCGTGCCAATGCGAGAAATTCAGCTCAGCCCGACGCTACTCGGCGGCGGCAAAGACAATCCTCAATACGAACCCAATGAACCGATCCCGGTTTACGATACGTCAGGGCCTTATGGCGACCCCGTCGCCCAACCCGATGTCCGCGTTGGGTTAGCGAAGCTGCGCGCCAGCTGGATTGCCGAACGTCACGACACCGAAGCGCTATCCGGCGTCAGTTCCGATTTCACCCAGCAGCGTCTGGCAGATGCAGGACTGGATCATCTGCGTTTCGAACACTTGCCACGGCCGCTACGTGCCAAAGCAGGCAAACGCGTCACCCAACTCCACTATGCGCGGCAGGGCATCGTTACCCCAGAAATGGAATTTATCGCCATTCGTGAAAATATGGGGCGCGAGCGCATTCGCACTGACGTGCTGCGCCAGCAGCATCCGGGCCAGAGTTTTGGCGCCCTTCTGCCGGAAAACATCACGCCGGAATTTGTCCGTCAGGAAGTGGCCGCCGGGCGCGCCATTATTCCTTCCAACATCAACCACCCAGAATCAGAACCAATGATTATCGGCCGCAATTTTCTGGTGAAGGTTAACGCCAATATCGGCAATTCCGCCGTGACGTCCTCCATCGAAGAAGAGGTGGAAAAGCTGGTCTGGTCTACCCGTTGGGGCGCGGATACGGTGATGGACCTCTCAACCGGCCGCTATATTCATGAAACCCGCGAGTGGATTCTGCGTAACAGTCCCGTGCCGATCGGAACCGTACCGATCTATCAGGCGCTGGAAAAAGTGAACGGCGTGGCGGAAAATCTGAACTGGGAAATGTTCCGCGACACGCTGCTGGAGCAGGCAGAACAGGGCGTGGACTACTTTACCATCCACGCTGGCGTGTTGTTACGCTATGTGCCGATGACGGCTAAACGCCTGACCGGCATCGTCTCACGCGGCGGTTCCATTATGGCGAAGTGGTGCCTGTCGCATCACAAAGAGAGCTTCCTGTACGAGCACTTCCGCGAAATCTGTGAAATCTGTGCCGCCTATGATGTCGCGCTGTCGCTAGGGGACGGCTTACGCCCCGGCTCCATTCAGGACGCCAACGACGAAGCCCAATTTGCCGAACTGCATACACTGGGCGAGCTGACCAAAATCGCCTGGGAATACGACGTACAGGTGATGATCGAAGGCCCCGGCCACGTTCCGATGCAGATGATCCGCCGCAACATGACCGAAGAGTTGGAGCACTGCCATGAAGCGCCGTTCTATACGCTCGGCCCATTAACCACCGATATCGCACCGGGTTACGATCACTTCACCTCCGGCATCGGCGCCGCCATGATCGGCTGGTTCGGCTGCGCGATGCTCTGTTATGTCACACCGAAAGAACATCTAGGCCTGCCGAACAAAGACGACGTTAAACAGGGGTTAATTACCTACAAGATCGCCGCCCACGCTGCCGATTTGGCAAAAGGTCACCCCGGCGCGCAGATTCGTGATAACGCTATGTCGAAGGCGCGTTTTGAATTCCGCTGGGAAGACCAATTCAATCTGGCGCTCGATCCCCAAACGGCACGCGCCTACCACGATGAAACGCTGCCACAAGAATCCGGTAAAGTCGCTCACTTCTGTTCTATGTGCGGCCCCAAATTCTGCTCGATGAAAATCTCACAGGAAGTACGCGACTACGCCGCGAAACAGGAAGCGGAAGCCAAACCGATCGAAGTGGGTATGGCGCAAATGTCGCAAGAATTCCGCTCGCGCGGCAGCGAGCTTTATCACAGCGCCACCAGCCTGCAAACCGAGGAAAGCAAATGA
- the rsd gene encoding sigma D regulator: MLNQLQSLTEYVGGNNALIDQWLQARKQLLVAYYHLVGIKPNKEALSLLDEEALDNFCQNLVDYLSTGHFHLYEKMLHEAATHSEQLLALSTQLDLALQNNTQQIMAFYDNHLATAIDHDNCLEFQQALSSVGEALEERFTLEDNMIRLVYDN, from the coding sequence ATGCTAAACCAGCTACAAAGTCTGACTGAATACGTTGGTGGCAATAATGCGTTAATCGACCAATGGCTACAAGCGCGTAAGCAGCTTCTGGTGGCTTACTATCATCTGGTTGGCATCAAGCCGAACAAGGAAGCGCTTTCTCTTCTGGATGAAGAAGCATTGGATAATTTTTGCCAGAACCTGGTGGATTACCTTTCTACTGGCCACTTTCATTTATACGAAAAGATGCTGCATGAAGCAGCGACACACAGCGAACAGCTCTTAGCCCTTTCCACTCAGCTCGACCTCGCCCTGCAAAACAACACGCAGCAAATCATGGCGTTTTACGATAACCATCTGGCGACGGCTATCGACCATGATAACTGCCTCGAATTTCAGCAGGCACTTTCCAGCGTCGGTGAAGCTCTGGAAGAGCGTTTTACGTTAGAAGACAACATGATCCGTCTGGTTTACGACAACTAG